One region of Spiroplasma endosymbiont of Asaphidion curtum genomic DNA includes:
- the pstA gene encoding phosphate ABC transporter permease PstA, with protein sequence MVQFHNKIFKHKYYLDLFNKILIFCAALMAIIISFFIIVFISYQSVPVFRKYGFWNFIFSKVWSTDISQFGAMSFVISTLLVVFLAMLIAIPLAIFTSVLISEFLGKKIKRIVIFLVELLAGVPPVIFGIFGLEVIGSFYKQIGASSPANMLTAATILALMALPTIIALICNALDGVPSSYRFASLAMGVSRTSSAFKVVKKAVRTKIIGAITFGICRVIGEVTAMIMVAGLVYQIPTFQNGFLGFIFSGITSLAAIIGIELAESASTIHTSALFALGLVLIIFVSILNIVILTTYKVANNQIQGVSYTKKIKIYFITKVLRRNIAVLEVHQISNQRLLSYYDESKILKFHRQFNKLKDVMWILLMFLSTIITLSMVIWIIGDVIIKGIQSTVFLTPYREVLQGSYDLTPLFVSTLLLIVCSLVVSIPLGILGGIYLNEYANKSSKIANLIRFSVDALVATSSVVFGMFGYIVFVNILGIGHNFISAGLMFGVLTLPIIIKTTEDALNGVAQEYRDSSLALGVTKIGTIFKIILPNCKKGIITGIVFAISKVISESMPALLTLSSSPFMPQSLLDPGTTLTVKIYQLINEPDMVAGPAHLIKISAYQLAKIIAYEIAAITILLIIVLNLLVKYITKEKKNFRYSYNNLKGVMLWLKRKRTSIEYKK encoded by the coding sequence ATGGTTCAGTTTCATAATAAGATTTTTAAACATAAATATTATCTTGATTTATTTAATAAAATTCTGATTTTTTGTGCTGCTTTAATGGCTATTATTATATCGTTTTTTATTATTGTATTTATTAGTTATCAATCAGTACCAGTATTTAGGAAATATGGTTTTTGAAATTTTATTTTTAGTAAAGTTTGGTCAACGGATATTTCACAATTTGGAGCAATGAGTTTTGTTATTTCTACTTTGTTAGTAGTTTTTTTAGCGATGTTAATTGCGATTCCGTTAGCAATTTTTACTTCAGTTTTAATTAGTGAATTTTTAGGAAAGAAAATTAAGCGTATTGTGATTTTTTTAGTTGAATTATTAGCTGGTGTACCACCAGTTATTTTTGGGATTTTTGGTTTAGAAGTTATTGGCAGTTTTTATAAACAAATTGGAGCATCATCACCAGCTAATATGTTAACAGCAGCGACAATTTTAGCACTAATGGCTTTACCTACAATTATTGCTTTAATTTGCAATGCCTTAGATGGTGTCCCTAGTTCTTATCGATTTGCTTCTTTAGCGATGGGAGTATCACGAACTAGTTCTGCTTTTAAAGTTGTAAAAAAAGCGGTTCGAACAAAGATAATTGGTGCCATTACCTTTGGGATATGTCGTGTTATTGGTGAAGTTACGGCGATGATTATGGTTGCAGGATTAGTATATCAAATACCGACATTTCAAAATGGATTTTTAGGATTTATTTTTTCAGGAATAACATCTTTAGCGGCGATAATTGGTATTGAGTTAGCTGAAAGTGCTTCAACAATTCATACATCAGCTTTATTTGCCTTAGGATTAGTTTTAATTATTTTTGTATCAATTTTAAATATTGTTATTTTAACTACATATAAAGTAGCTAACAATCAAATTCAAGGCGTTAGTTATACAAAAAAGATTAAAATTTATTTTATTACAAAAGTTTTGCGAAGAAATATAGCTGTATTAGAAGTTCATCAAATTTCTAACCAACGATTATTAAGTTACTATGATGAAAGTAAAATTTTGAAATTTCATCGTCAGTTTAACAAATTAAAAGATGTCATGTGGATTTTATTAATGTTTTTATCAACAATAATAACATTATCAATGGTTATTTGAATTATTGGTGATGTTATTATTAAAGGGATTCAATCAACAGTTTTTTTAACACCGTATCGTGAAGTTTTACAAGGTTCATATGATTTAACACCATTATTTGTTTCAACACTATTATTGATTGTTTGCTCGTTAGTAGTTTCTATTCCTTTAGGAATTTTAGGAGGAATATATTTAAATGAGTATGCTAATAAATCTAGTAAGATTGCTAATTTAATTCGTTTTTCAGTTGATGCATTAGTTGCAACGTCTTCAGTAGTTTTTGGAATGTTTGGTTATATTGTGTTTGTTAATATTTTAGGAATTGGCCATAACTTTATTAGTGCTGGACTGATGTTTGGGGTATTGACATTACCAATTATTATTAAAACTACTGAAGATGCTTTAAATGGTGTTGCTCAAGAATATCGTGATTCTTCTTTGGCATTAGGGGTTACAAAAATTGGAACAATTTTTAAAATTATTTTACCGAATTGTAAAAAAGGAATTATTACTGGAATTGTATTTGCTATTAGTAAAGTTATTAGTGAAAGTATGCCAGCGTTATTAACTTTGTCATCATCACCTTTTATGCCACAAAGTTTATTAGATCCAGGAACTACTTTAACTGTTAAAATTTATCAATTAATAAATGAACCAGATATGGTGGCAGGTCCTGCTCATTTAATTAAAATTAGTGCTTATCAATTGGCAAAAATAATTGCTTATGAGATTGCTGCGATTACGATTTTATTGATTATTGTCTTAAATTTATTAGTTAAATATATTACAAAGGAAAAGAAGAATTTTAGATATTCATATAATAATTTAAAAGGAGTAATGTTATGGCTAAAAAGAAAAAGAACATCAATTGAATACAAAAAATAA
- a CDS encoding substrate-binding domain-containing protein — translation MKKIFSWLGANLLLFITIINLVACQKSEIILFGGSSSVMALMHILLYGDQLNAPKFQGFNHKYNHKVTYNGTGSSAGENGVKNQILVMGFTSRDVKSEYIDNSNYRVFNFAIDGMVIIAKTPINCNVTNISQDKISVLRDIYAGKSKTWTELLGNGCANNETIIGVNRESGSGTRDVWREFLEMGNSDFSSGLRIANSTSVMLNQVRDTNNAIGYVSFSNVDSVIANNLVPFTINGVKASIESLTNKSYILYRLFACLFWYESKQKELIRQFIYFMNDDHSGKLAFEKTGLIFDFEWKSKEPEWLIK, via the coding sequence ATGAAAAAAATATTTTCTTGATTAGGAGCAAATTTGCTTTTATTCATTACTATTATTAATCTTGTTGCTTGTCAGAAAAGTGAAATTATTTTATTTGGTGGTTCTAGTTCAGTAATGGCTTTAATGCATATCTTATTATATGGTGATCAGTTAAATGCTCCAAAATTTCAAGGTTTTAATCACAAATATAATCATAAGGTGACATATAATGGTACTGGTTCATCAGCTGGTGAAAATGGTGTTAAAAATCAAATATTAGTGATGGGTTTTACTTCAAGGGATGTTAAGTCAGAGTATATTGATAATAGTAATTATCGTGTTTTTAATTTTGCAATTGATGGGATGGTAATTATTGCTAAAACTCCTATTAATTGCAATGTTACAAATATTTCTCAAGATAAAATAAGTGTCTTACGAGATATTTATGCTGGTAAAAGTAAAACTTGAACAGAATTATTAGGAAATGGATGTGCTAATAATGAAACGATTATTGGTGTTAATCGTGAATCAGGAAGTGGAACAAGAGATGTTTGGCGAGAATTTTTAGAAATGGGTAATAGTGATTTTTCGAGTGGTTTAAGAATTGCTAATTCAACATCAGTAATGCTTAATCAAGTAAGAGATACTAATAATGCCATTGGTTATGTTTCATTCTCAAATGTTGATTCGGTTATTGCTAATAATTTAGTCCCTTTTACAATTAATGGTGTTAAGGCTAGTATTGAATCGTTAACTAATAAATCATATATTTTGTATCGTTTATTTGCATGTTTATTTTGATATGAAAGTAAGCAAAAAGAATTGATTCGTCAGTTTATTTACTTTATGAATGATGATCATAGTGGTAAATTAGCATTTGAAAAAACAGGTTTAATATTTGATTTTGAATGAAAAAGTAAAGAACCAGAATGGTTGATTAAGTAA